One segment of Deltaproteobacteria bacterium DNA contains the following:
- the rpsO gene encoding 30S ribosomal protein S15, with amino-acid sequence MSEHMEKKQELISKFRTHPSDTGSPEIQIAILSGRISQLNAHFEKHKKDHGSRHGLLKIVGQRRKLLSYLRQTSRERYQRVLGALGLRK; translated from the coding sequence GTGAGCGAACATATGGAAAAAAAGCAGGAGTTGATCAGCAAATTTCGCACCCATCCCAGCGACACCGGCTCGCCGGAGATCCAAATCGCCATCCTTTCGGGACGGATCAGCCAACTAAACGCCCATTTTGAAAAACATAAAAAGGACCACGGCTCGCGCCACGGCCTTCTCAAAATCGTCGGGCAGCGACGCAAGTTGTTGAGCTATCTCCGCCAAACAAGTCGGGAGCGGTATCAGCGGGTGTTGGGAGCATTAGGCCTTCGGAAGTAG
- a CDS encoding bifunctional oligoribonuclease/PAP phosphatase NrnA, with protein sequence MTETALARATAFFSRHQHYCIASHIRPDGDAIGASLALGLGLIHCGKRVTVFNADGVPANLRFLPYADRVVRSLGESVGIDAVILADCNRPDRAGEPIAELAKRLPLFIVDHHVSSGEHVETHCIEPRAAATGEIVYHLLQRMRVPTTPELATLLYCTLVVDTGQFRYSNATPAVFQLAAELVARGADPWQVASALTEQHHPAVLHLLRLTLETLELSVQGRVATILLSQDMLREAEALPEYAEDFVNYPRSIAGVEVAILLRELPDGRWKASLRSKREVDVAVIAAKYDGGGHEHAAGCMLSGPMATARDTILKSVAEALQKRANRAAS encoded by the coding sequence ATGACCGAAACCGCGCTGGCGCGCGCGACCGCTTTTTTCAGTCGCCATCAGCATTACTGCATCGCCTCTCACATCCGTCCAGATGGCGACGCCATCGGGGCCTCGTTAGCGCTCGGGCTCGGACTGATCCACTGCGGCAAACGAGTCACGGTCTTTAATGCCGACGGCGTTCCGGCCAATCTCCGTTTTCTCCCCTATGCCGACCGCGTCGTGCGTTCGCTGGGCGAGAGCGTCGGGATCGATGCCGTCATCTTGGCCGATTGCAACCGACCGGATCGGGCCGGAGAACCGATCGCAGAGTTGGCGAAGCGCCTCCCGCTGTTTATTGTCGATCATCACGTCTCCTCCGGCGAACACGTCGAGACCCATTGCATTGAACCGCGTGCGGCGGCCACCGGCGAGATCGTCTACCATCTGCTGCAACGGATGCGGGTCCCGACCACGCCGGAACTCGCGACGCTGTTGTATTGCACGTTGGTGGTAGACACCGGCCAATTCCGCTACTCGAACGCGACGCCGGCCGTCTTTCAATTAGCGGCCGAATTGGTGGCGCGCGGGGCTGACCCATGGCAAGTCGCCTCCGCGCTGACTGAACAACACCACCCGGCGGTGCTCCATTTGCTCCGTCTGACCTTAGAGACCTTGGAACTGAGTGTGCAAGGGCGCGTGGCCACGATCCTTTTAAGCCAAGACATGTTGCGGGAGGCCGAAGCGCTCCCCGAATATGCGGAAGATTTTGTGAATTACCCGCGCTCGATTGCGGGTGTTGAAGTGGCCATATTGCTGCGAGAACTGCCGGACGGACGCTGGAAGGCCAGTCTCCGTTCCAAGCGCGAAGTCGACGTCGCGGTCATCGCCGCGAAATACGACGGCGGAGGGCATGAACACGCGGCCGGTTGCATGCTGTCGGGACCGATGGCAACGGCGCGGGACACCATCCTCAAGAGCGTAGCCGAGGCCTTACAGAAGCGAGCAAATAGGGCTGCTTCTTGA
- the rbfA gene encoding 30S ribosome-binding factor RbfA yields MQPHRPFDRASRVAEQIRQIVAQLCHERFSDPRLVGLQITRVKVARDLRLARIHYFLRGPEAAIHECQRALEHAAGLMKHAINEQIALKFTPELKFHFDDAIEHGERINDLLRELQIDSPAEQDES; encoded by the coding sequence ATGCAGCCACATCGTCCATTCGACCGCGCGTCACGCGTTGCGGAACAAATTCGGCAGATCGTCGCGCAGCTCTGCCATGAACGCTTCAGCGATCCGCGCTTAGTCGGTTTGCAGATTACCCGCGTGAAAGTGGCGCGGGACTTGCGTTTGGCGCGGATCCATTATTTTTTACGCGGACCGGAAGCGGCGATCCACGAGTGCCAACGTGCGCTGGAACACGCGGCCGGCCTGATGAAACACGCCATCAACGAACAGATCGCGCTGAAGTTTACCCCGGAGCTCAAGTTTCACTTCGACGACGCCATCGAGCACGGCGAACGGATTAACGATTTACTCCGTGAACTCCAAATCGACTCCCCGGCCGAACAGGATGAATCATGA
- the infB gene encoding translation initiation factor IF-2, giving the protein MVEKRVAATVIRRRARVVTEPPPAPEPPAAVAAEAQGATATAGTEMSPPTTATSAAAAVAPPAGAVQSTAVTTPATTAAKSLLSKIPLTGPGAQRPGMVARPGTPGAPRPETKAEIEARLRKPLRRKKSRAEWETEDIRKAGGLFRFVDEVSVNAEAGGEAAVEAPLEEGAEVPVVAAEAETVTAAPTAEPVVPATPVAVPVKVPLVLPVTTPLPPVMAPRYSQPHPMERVFRPTGLKRKKTLRKDFKKTQITQIKSEKKVIKIEEAISVSALSQAMGVKASELLRQLMQLGTMVTINQNIDPDTATLLAQEHGYEVERTAINEAALLKGKVVAPVASVGTILPIRAPIVTVMGHVDHGKTSLLDAIRATDVAGGEAGGITQHIGASQVQTSKGLITFLDTPGHEAFTALRARGAQVTDLVVLVVAADDGVMPQTIEAINHAKAAGVPIIVAVNKMDKADANPDRVKRELSEHGVVAEDWGGDAILVPTSAKSRQGIDQLLEMILLQAEVLQLRADPAGMAEGRVIEARLDRGRGPVATILVQSGTLRRAATVVCGTASGRVRALVNPRGEPIDSVGPGCAAEVLGLDAVPVAGDPLVEAADERAAKVVIETRTRKQRESQLAKSGRASLEDLFKQTAADQAKVLRVIVKGDVQGSVEAVVAALERSGTEKVTVEVLHRAVGGITEGDVLLASASRALVIGFNVVPDGKARRLAQSEQIEIKQYSIIYELIDDVRKAMAGLLEPTRTEKILGRADVRQIFQVSKIGTIAGCQVADGLINRSAKARLLRDSVVIFTGRLASLKRFKDDAREVTNGQECGIGLEGFQDLKPGDVIESFQVEETAAVL; this is encoded by the coding sequence GTGGTCGAGAAACGGGTTGCCGCGACGGTCATTCGTCGCCGTGCCCGCGTCGTCACCGAGCCGCCACCCGCGCCGGAACCCCCCGCTGCGGTTGCGGCGGAGGCCCAGGGCGCCACAGCGACAGCAGGCACTGAAATGTCGCCGCCAACGACGGCGACCAGCGCCGCAGCGGCAGTCGCCCCACCAGCGGGCGCGGTGCAAAGCACGGCCGTAACTACGCCAGCGACGACCGCAGCCAAATCGCTGCTCAGCAAGATCCCGCTGACCGGCCCCGGCGCCCAGCGTCCTGGGATGGTCGCACGTCCCGGCACTCCGGGGGCGCCCCGGCCCGAGACCAAGGCCGAAATCGAGGCCCGGTTACGGAAGCCGTTACGTCGGAAGAAGAGTCGCGCCGAATGGGAGACGGAAGACATCCGCAAAGCGGGTGGTTTGTTCCGCTTCGTCGATGAAGTCTCTGTCAATGCCGAAGCCGGCGGCGAAGCGGCGGTTGAAGCGCCGTTGGAAGAAGGTGCCGAGGTGCCAGTGGTAGCCGCAGAGGCAGAGACCGTTACTGCAGCTCCGACGGCAGAGCCCGTAGTTCCTGCGACGCCGGTCGCCGTGCCGGTCAAAGTGCCGCTCGTGCTCCCGGTCACGACACCATTGCCGCCAGTCATGGCCCCCCGATATTCCCAACCCCATCCAATGGAACGGGTGTTTCGTCCCACCGGGTTGAAGCGGAAAAAGACGCTCCGGAAAGACTTTAAGAAAACGCAAATTACGCAGATTAAATCAGAGAAAAAAGTTATTAAAATCGAAGAGGCGATTTCCGTCAGCGCACTGTCTCAAGCCATGGGAGTGAAGGCGTCGGAGTTGCTCCGCCAACTCATGCAACTCGGCACGATGGTGACGATCAACCAAAACATCGATCCCGACACCGCCACGTTGTTAGCGCAAGAACATGGCTACGAAGTGGAACGCACGGCAATCAATGAAGCGGCGCTGCTCAAGGGGAAAGTGGTGGCTCCGGTGGCTTCGGTGGGGACAATCCTCCCGATCCGCGCCCCGATCGTCACCGTGATGGGCCACGTAGATCACGGTAAGACTAGTCTGCTGGACGCGATTCGGGCGACCGACGTCGCCGGCGGGGAGGCGGGCGGGATCACCCAACATATCGGGGCCTCGCAGGTCCAGACCTCTAAGGGACTCATTACGTTCCTCGACACCCCGGGTCACGAGGCATTTACCGCGCTGCGTGCGCGCGGGGCTCAAGTGACTGACTTAGTCGTTCTTGTCGTCGCAGCAGACGACGGCGTGATGCCGCAGACCATCGAGGCGATCAATCACGCGAAGGCGGCAGGCGTGCCAATCATCGTGGCCGTGAATAAAATGGATAAGGCCGATGCGAATCCGGACCGTGTCAAACGGGAACTTTCGGAACACGGCGTGGTGGCGGAAGATTGGGGCGGCGACGCGATTTTGGTCCCGACCTCCGCCAAGAGTCGGCAAGGCATCGATCAACTGTTGGAAATGATCCTGTTGCAAGCGGAAGTGCTCCAACTGCGCGCCGATCCCGCCGGGATGGCGGAAGGCCGCGTCATCGAGGCGCGGCTCGATCGCGGTCGAGGTCCGGTCGCGACGATCTTGGTACAGTCCGGGACGTTGCGGCGCGCGGCGACTGTGGTGTGTGGCACCGCGTCGGGACGAGTACGGGCGTTAGTGAATCCACGGGGTGAGCCGATCGACTCCGTAGGTCCTGGCTGTGCCGCCGAAGTCTTAGGGCTGGATGCCGTGCCGGTGGCGGGGGATCCACTCGTCGAGGCCGCGGATGAACGCGCGGCCAAGGTCGTGATCGAGACCCGAACGCGGAAGCAGCGCGAAAGCCAATTGGCTAAATCGGGTCGCGCGAGCCTGGAAGATCTCTTTAAACAAACGGCCGCCGATCAGGCCAAAGTGCTGCGCGTGATTGTGAAGGGCGACGTGCAAGGCTCCGTCGAGGCCGTCGTCGCAGCGCTGGAACGCAGCGGCACCGAAAAAGTCACGGTGGAAGTCCTGCATCGTGCGGTTGGCGGGATCACCGAAGGCGATGTGTTGTTGGCCTCGGCCTCGCGTGCGCTCGTGATCGGCTTCAACGTGGTGCCGGATGGGAAGGCGCGGCGGTTGGCCCAAAGCGAGCAAATCGAGATCAAACAATACAGCATCATCTATGAACTGATCGACGACGTGCGGAAGGCCATGGCCGGGTTGTTGGAACCGACACGCACCGAAAAAATCTTGGGCCGGGCCGACGTGCGCCAAATCTTCCAAGTCTCGAAGATCGGCACCATTGCGGGCTGCCAAGTGGCGGATGGACTGATCAATCGTTCCGCGAAGGCGCGACTATTGCGCGATTCCGTGGTGATCTTCACCGGACGCCTCGCCTCGCTGAAGCGCTTCAAAGACGACGCCCGCGAAGTGACGAACGGGCAAGAGTGCGGGATCGGGCTGGAGGGATTCCAAGACCTGAAACCGGGCGACGTGATCGAGTCCTTCCAAGTGGAAGAAACCGCCGCAGTGTTATAG
- the nusA gene encoding transcription termination/antitermination protein NusA: MFQEMDRILEQVSRDRRIPKDRLIEAIEAAFLSAARKKWGHLGELEAHYNRETNEIELFQFKTVVEIVQDAYREMTPTEAAPLDAEAQIGDSIGVKMDPKVFGRIAAQAAKQVIISKMRDAERDIVCEEFQDRVGEIVTGIVRRVERGDIVVDLGRTEAIIPRTEQIPGERSQPGERVQGYFMTLNREGRGPQVVLSRRHPQLVVKLFEMEVPEIAEDIVQIKTVAREAGVRTKIGVYSKDSDVDPVGACVGMKGSRVQNVVQELRGEKIDIVQWDEDPARFVCNAVAPAEVVKVIIREKDHSMEVVVPDDQLSLAIGRRGQNVRLAAQLTGWNIDVLSESKVEELASRHRKVLSRVLEVDDPTSLILYSHGYRTLEDILAAGEDEFIELPGMSTELLRGFFNKAKQTIESGLRTETLLAQVAAEEQAARAAEAAAAAAAAEAEAAAAAVPEQSEAMQ; the protein is encoded by the coding sequence ATGTTTCAGGAAATGGACCGCATCCTGGAACAAGTCAGTCGCGATCGCCGAATCCCGAAAGATCGCCTGATCGAGGCCATCGAGGCCGCGTTTTTAAGTGCTGCGCGCAAAAAGTGGGGACACTTAGGCGAACTCGAGGCCCACTACAATCGCGAGACCAACGAAATCGAACTCTTCCAATTTAAGACCGTCGTCGAGATCGTCCAAGACGCGTACCGCGAAATGACGCCGACCGAGGCCGCTCCGCTGGACGCCGAGGCCCAAATCGGCGACAGCATCGGCGTCAAAATGGATCCAAAGGTCTTCGGGCGCATTGCCGCACAGGCCGCGAAGCAAGTCATTATCTCCAAGATGCGCGATGCCGAACGCGACATCGTCTGCGAGGAATTCCAAGACCGCGTCGGCGAGATCGTCACTGGAATTGTGCGGCGCGTGGAGCGCGGCGACATCGTCGTCGACTTAGGTCGGACTGAAGCGATTATCCCGCGAACGGAACAAATCCCGGGAGAACGCTCGCAGCCAGGCGAACGGGTGCAAGGCTACTTCATGACGCTGAATCGGGAAGGGCGCGGTCCGCAAGTGGTGCTGTCCCGCCGTCATCCGCAACTCGTAGTGAAACTCTTTGAAATGGAAGTTCCAGAGATCGCGGAAGATATCGTGCAAATTAAAACGGTCGCACGCGAGGCCGGCGTTCGCACCAAAATTGGCGTCTATTCCAAAGATTCGGATGTCGATCCGGTCGGCGCGTGTGTTGGAATGAAAGGCTCGCGAGTGCAAAACGTGGTGCAGGAACTGCGCGGCGAAAAGATCGACATCGTGCAATGGGACGAAGATCCGGCGCGTTTTGTCTGCAATGCCGTGGCCCCGGCGGAAGTGGTGAAAGTGATCATTCGGGAAAAAGACCACTCGATGGAAGTCGTGGTCCCGGACGATCAGCTCTCGTTGGCCATTGGGCGGCGCGGGCAAAACGTTCGTTTGGCCGCGCAACTGACCGGATGGAACATCGACGTGCTCAGCGAATCGAAGGTGGAAGAGCTGGCCAGTCGTCACCGCAAAGTCCTGAGCCGCGTGCTCGAAGTCGACGATCCAACCTCGCTGATTTTGTACAGCCACGGCTATCGCACATTGGAAGATATCTTGGCGGCCGGTGAAGATGAATTCATCGAACTTCCCGGGATGTCGACGGAACTCTTGCGTGGATTCTTTAACAAGGCGAAACAAACGATCGAGAGTGGTCTCAGGACCGAGACGCTGCTCGCACAAGTGGCGGCAGAGGAACAGGCGGCGCGCGCCGCTGAAGCGGCTGCTGCCGCAGCCGCAGCCGAGGCAGAAGCCGCTGCTGCCGCAGTGCCTGAGCAGAGCGAGGCCATGCAATGA
- a CDS encoding ribosome maturation factor RimP has product MDRAEWVTSIERVATPVVAQFGCELVDVKIVLGPRRWTVQLRIDRLSGSAAEAGVTIDDCARISRALSGVFDVDVQIPVAYDLEISSPGPDRPLKQRADYERFAGHTIEVRTREPFAGRNHWKGTLQGLSADEILLACETGLQRIPLAVVARTNLADPIVIGKRRAEKVVN; this is encoded by the coding sequence ATGGATCGGGCAGAGTGGGTGACCTCCATCGAACGGGTCGCAACGCCGGTGGTGGCGCAGTTTGGGTGTGAGTTGGTCGACGTCAAAATCGTCCTAGGCCCGCGTCGCTGGACGGTGCAACTCCGGATCGATCGACTCTCCGGATCCGCTGCTGAAGCCGGCGTCACAATCGACGATTGTGCGCGGATCTCGCGAGCGCTTTCTGGTGTCTTTGATGTCGACGTGCAGATCCCTGTGGCCTACGACCTCGAGATCTCCTCGCCGGGCCCCGACCGTCCGCTGAAGCAACGCGCCGATTATGAACGCTTTGCGGGTCACACCATCGAAGTGCGGACGCGGGAACCGTTTGCGGGCCGCAATCACTGGAAGGGGACGTTGCAGGGATTAAGTGCCGATGAAATTTTGCTCGCCTGCGAAACCGGTCTGCAACGCATCCCGCTGGCCGTCGTCGCACGAACTAATTTGGCAGACCCGATTGTGATCGGAAAACGCCGAGCCGAAAAAGTGGTGAATTAA
- a CDS encoding HEAT repeat domain-containing protein, with translation MRFPFISSGLMVSLLFTSNVARTTTHISAQWRWPSTRELFERPVIVIATVRSGGTYSAVVHVDQWVRGKTKRTITVTAFNDRFQSASGVRHGAFYNGEQYLLFLNPSTKTHPKTQEVLAGDYSRVNRFLVPAPFAGHFRVYPATIVGSLIDHSADRAFPTDELLDMVRLAVVPPDPARPAAEKYGRFLSVLRSVGEQKKADAAMEARQHLGLALLALHGSSADVALLEPFLNHPNPAMRREAVRTVQLLPYPQADHLLARFLFNDTPDIVSEAAYVLGRRGNVQALPDLQRALRHADRFQTPLQRSIADAIKKLQARRTTDHGSTPQ, from the coding sequence ATGCGATTTCCCTTCATCAGTAGTGGTTTGATGGTCTCGCTCCTCTTCACGTCCAACGTCGCTCGCACCACCACGCACATTTCCGCGCAGTGGCGGTGGCCGAGTACCCGGGAGTTGTTCGAGCGGCCCGTTATTGTCATCGCCACGGTCAGGTCCGGCGGCACCTATTCGGCGGTCGTGCATGTGGATCAGTGGGTCCGCGGCAAGACGAAGCGGACCATCACGGTCACCGCATTCAACGATCGGTTCCAGTCGGCGTCCGGGGTCCGCCATGGTGCCTTCTATAACGGCGAACAATACCTGTTATTTCTCAATCCATCGACGAAGACCCACCCGAAGACGCAGGAGGTCCTGGCGGGCGATTACTCGCGCGTCAACCGTTTTTTGGTGCCGGCCCCGTTCGCTGGGCATTTCCGGGTCTACCCGGCGACGATTGTCGGTTCGTTAATTGACCACAGTGCCGATCGCGCCTTCCCGACGGATGAGCTGCTCGATATGGTGCGCCTCGCGGTCGTGCCGCCGGACCCCGCACGCCCGGCCGCTGAAAAATATGGGCGCTTTCTTTCGGTGTTGCGGAGTGTGGGCGAGCAAAAGAAGGCCGACGCAGCCATGGAAGCCCGCCAACATCTGGGATTGGCGCTGCTGGCGTTACACGGCTCGAGCGCAGACGTCGCCTTGCTGGAGCCCTTCTTGAACCACCCAAATCCGGCAATGCGGAGGGAGGCCGTCAGGACAGTGCAGCTTCTCCCCTATCCGCAGGCCGACCATTTATTGGCCCGCTTTCTCTTCAACGATACGCCTGACATCGTGTCGGAAGCGGCGTATGTGCTGGGACGGCGCGGCAACGTCCAGGCCCTCCCCGATCTCCAACGCGCGTTACGACACGCGGACCGCTTTCAGACCCCACTACAGCGCTCCATTGCCGACGCGATCAAAAAACTCCAGGCACGGCGCACGACCGATCATGGATCAACACCGCAGTAA